Sequence from the Flavobacterium sp. J372 genome:
TAACACCAAGGGCAAGGTCAACCCCAAGCGAGCCTGAAGGTATGGCTTCCACCTCTTCCACGGCTTTATCGCCCAGTTTCATCACGGTACCTTTACCGTATGATTTATCCAGTTTATCCAGCGTAAGCTGTAGTGCTTTTTAATTTTGCTTCTTTATCTGCGCTCATGTCTTTTCTATTTTGAGTAAAAGTATGATTTTGTTTTGATGAAGCAAATATAAGAAAATAATATTATAAAAGAAATATTTCTGAATTTTATTTTTTCCGTTATTATTATTTTTTATTATAATTGTACATCACCTTAAATTTTTAGAAATGGCTACAAAAGATGATTTATTAAAGGACTTGGAAATAAAAATGGATGCTATCAATCTTAGATATGAAGCTGCATTCCAAGAAGTCAAAGCAGAACCTGAAGATTTTTTTAATGCTAATTATACAAGTTATAGAAGTGAATTAGCGAAAACTGCGACTGATACATTACATAATTTAATAATGAGCGGATTAGGAAACGATGAGGACTTTGTGTTGTCAGTACAGAAATTAAATATTTCCTCAGTTTATAAGTTAATGCTTAGCTTAAAAAAAATTGATGATAATCGTAAAGCTTAATTTGTAGTAATTATATCCTATGCAAATCATTAGCAACAATATCGACCGAATCAAAAAACTCTGTGCCAGCCATAATGTTGACACCATGTATTTATTTGGTTCTGCTTTGCGAAATGATTTTAACAGATCTAGTGACATTGATTTTCTTGTAAAATTCAAGCCTGGTAACTTAGCTGGCTATTTTGATAATTACCTCAATTTAAAGCAAAGCTTAAAAAATTTACTTGGACGAGAGGTAGATTTGGTTGAAGAACAAACTTTGAGAAATCCTGTTCTCATCAACTCCATAAACAGAAATAAAGAACTTATTTATGGATGAAAGAATCCTGAAATGGCTTTATGATATTAAATTCGCTATTGACGAGATTGAGAGTTATTTTGAAAATCAGCCTAAAGATTTTTTCGCATACAAGAATAACCTGATGCTAAAACGTGCTGTTGAACGTGATTTGGAAATCATCGGCGAAGCTGTTAACCGCATCTTACAGCGTGACCTTCAGTTCGAAAATAAAATCAGCAATGCACGCGCTATAGTTGGACTCCGCAATCAGGTCATTCACGCTTACGATAACATTTCCGATGAAAATATCTGGTCTGTTCTCATCAATCACCTTCCAAAACTGAAAGTAGAAGTTGTCAGTCTTATCAGCCACGTTTAATAGAGCTAATTTTCCCATTTGAAAAAAACATTTACCTTTGCACACGGTTCCGCCAACAGGAGCCAAACGACATACTGAAAATCTCACTTAAAATTGTATAGCATGCAACTGTTCAACACTTTAAGCGCAGAAGAAAGGGCCGAACTCATAGACCAGAGCGGCAAGCAGCGCCTTACGCTGTCTTTCTACGCGTACGCACACATTGAAGACCCAAAGCAATTTCGCGACAGCCTTTTCCTGGCCTGGAACCCACTGGAGGTGTTAGGGCGCATATACGTAGCCACCGAAGGCATCAACGCACAGCTTTCGCTCCCGGCCGATAACTTTTACGCTTTTAAAGACCATCTTGATACGATTCCGTTTTTGAAGGACATCCGCCTGAATGTGGCGCATGAGCATGACGACCACTCATTCCTGAAGCTGACCATTAAAGTCCGCAGCAAGATTGTGGCCGACGGGCTTGACGATGCCAGTTTCGATGTAACGAACAAAGGGATTCACCTTGGGGCTAAGGATTTTAACCAGATGCTGGAAGATCCGAACACGATTGTAGTAGACTTCCGGAACCATTACGAAAGCGAGATTGGGCATTTCAAAAACGCGATAACGCCCGATGTAGATACCTTCCGCGAGTCGCTGCCAATCATTGAAGAGCAACTGGCCGACCATAAAGACGACAAAAACCTGCTGATGTACTGCACGGGCGGAATAAGATGTGAAAAGGCGTCGGCGTTCTTTAAGCATAAGGGTTATAAGAACGTGTACCAGCTTGAGGGCGGTATCATTGAGTATGCCCGCCAGGTAAAAGAAGAAGGCCTTGAGAGTAAATTTATAGGCAAGAACTTTGTGTTTGACCACAGGCTGGGCGAGCGCATCACCGACGATGTTATTGCGCAATGCCACCAGTGTGGAAAGCCGTGTGACAACCACACCAACTGCGCCAATGAGGCGTGCCACCTGCTGTTCATCCAGTGTGATGAGTGTAAAGATGCGATGCTGAATACCTGTTCACCTGAGTGCCTTGACATCATTCAGCTTCCTGAAGAAGAACAGAAGGCTTTGCGCCGGGGCATTATGAAAGGCAACCAGGTTTTCAAAAAGGCAAGAGCGAAAAGCTGGGCTTTAAGAAGTCGGGCGATGCGATACCTAACGAAGCTATTGCGAAAGTGAAACCTGCAATCAAGCGTGTAAAAAAGATTCTGATTGGCAAAGGCGAGCACTATTACCCGAAAGCCGGTGTGGGTCAGTTTTCATTGGAAAATGGCGAACTGAATATCGGTGACACCGTAATCATCACCGGGCCTACCACAGGCCAGCAGGAAGTATTGATTGAGCAGATGCGCGTAAACGGCGCCGAGGGCACAACTGCAAAAGTCGGCGACAGGGTAACGCTGCACGTACCTTTCAGGATACGGCTTTCGGATAAATTGTTTAAAATTCTGAAATAGAATTATTGTAACAAAAAAGCCGCTCAACTTGAGCGGCTTTTTTATGATAGGGAGAAGTTATCTCTGTCCGGGCGTTGCTGACCTTTCATCCAGTCTAACGAAAAAACTTTGCTTATCAGCTCTTTAAGATGCAAAAAGTTGGTTGGCTTGGTAATGAAGAGGTTAGCTCCCATCGCGTAAAGCCTGTCAATATCCTCCTGAAGGCTGCTTGTGGTAAAGATTACAACAACACTGTCTTTCAGGTTATCGTCCCTGCGTATTTCCTCAAGGCACTGGTAGCCGCTTTTCACGGGCATATTCAGGTCAAGGAATATAACATCAGGCTGTTGTACATCAGGATTTTGCAGAAGCTTCATAAGTTCCTGCCCGTCGCGGCTTTCGGTAAGCACAACGTCTTGTTTAACTTCTTTTAAGGCATCGGCAAAAAACTCACGGTCGTCAGCATCATCGTCAGCCAAAAAAATATTTTTCCAGTTTAAATTCATGTGGTCGGGTTACATCATTAAAAAATCATTCTCAAAAACACCTATCCAAAAACCCGTTTCAGATGCCGCCAAAAATAATAAATTTCCGGGAAGTGATGTTACAATATTTTACGTCCTGTTAAGAATATTTTTACAAGTATAAATTTATTAAAGAAATCTTAAAACCTGCACCCTGCAATACGGTGAGTGCAGGATAATCCGTTATATTAAAAATGTGTTATCTTTACGCACAAAATCTTATTTAGAAACGTAGCGGGCAAACCGCGATCTACATACAAAACAAACTTATGGCATGTACAAATT
This genomic interval carries:
- a CDS encoding nucleotidyltransferase family protein — protein: MQIISNNIDRIKKLCASHNVDTMYLFGSALRNDFNRSSDIDFLVKFKPGNLAGYFDNYLNLKQSLKNLLGREVDLVEEQTLRNPVLINSINRNKELIYG
- a CDS encoding response regulator, producing the protein MNLNWKNIFLADDDADDREFFADALKEVKQDVVLTESRDGQELMKLLQNPDVQQPDVIFLDLNMPVKSGYQCLEEIRRDDNLKDSVVVIFTTSSLQEDIDRLYAMGANLFITKPTNFLHLKELISKVFSLDWMKGQQRPDRDNFSLS
- a CDS encoding DUF86 domain-containing protein, which translates into the protein MDERILKWLYDIKFAIDEIESYFENQPKDFFAYKNNLMLKRAVERDLEIIGEAVNRILQRDLQFENKISNARAIVGLRNQVIHAYDNISDENIWSVLINHLPKLKVEVVSLISHV